The following are encoded together in the Pseudomonas sp. IB20 genome:
- a CDS encoding NAD(P)/FAD-dependent oxidoreductase encodes MTASARHTASYYAASSVPQPDCPALAGEVSADVCVIGGGYSGLNTALELAERGFSVVLLEARKIGWGASGRNGGQLIRGVGHGLDQFANVIGSDGVRQMKLMGLEAVEIVRERVERYQIPCDLTWGYCDLANKPQHLHDLAEDAEELRSLGYRHEVRLLQASEMSSVVGSDRYVGGMIDMGSGHLHPLNLALGEAAAAQQLGVKLFEQSEVTRIDYGPEVNVHTALGNVRAKTLVLACNAYLNGLNPHLSGKVLPAGSYIIATEPLSEAQAANLLPQNMAVCDQRVTVDYFRLSADRRLLFGGACHYSGRDPQDIGAYMRPKMLKVFPQLADVKIDYQWGGMIGIGANRLPQIGRLADQPNVYYAQAYAGHGLNATHLAGKLLAEAIRGQQQGRFDLFAQVPHITFPGGKHLRSPLLALGMLWHRFKELI; translated from the coding sequence ATGACCGCCAGCGCCCGGCACACCGCTTCCTACTACGCCGCCAGCAGCGTCCCACAACCCGACTGCCCGGCGTTGGCGGGCGAAGTCAGCGCCGATGTGTGCGTGATTGGCGGTGGTTATTCCGGGCTTAACACGGCGCTGGAGCTGGCCGAGCGCGGTTTTAGCGTGGTGTTGCTGGAGGCGCGCAAAATCGGCTGGGGCGCCAGTGGCCGTAATGGCGGCCAGCTGATTCGTGGCGTCGGCCATGGCCTGGACCAGTTCGCCAATGTGATCGGCAGCGACGGCGTACGCCAGATGAAGCTGATGGGCCTGGAAGCCGTGGAGATCGTGCGCGAACGCGTCGAGCGCTATCAGATCCCCTGCGACCTGACGTGGGGCTATTGCGACCTGGCGAACAAACCTCAGCATCTGCACGACCTGGCCGAGGACGCCGAAGAATTGCGCAGCCTCGGCTATCGCCATGAAGTGCGCCTGCTGCAAGCCAGCGAGATGAGCAGCGTGGTCGGCTCTGACCGCTACGTGGGCGGCATGATCGACATGGGCTCCGGCCACCTGCACCCGCTGAACCTGGCCCTCGGTGAAGCCGCCGCCGCGCAGCAGTTGGGCGTGAAGCTGTTCGAGCAGTCCGAAGTGACGCGCATCGACTACGGCCCCGAGGTCAACGTGCACACCGCCCTTGGCAATGTGCGCGCCAAGACCCTGGTGCTGGCCTGTAACGCTTACCTCAATGGCCTGAACCCACACCTGAGCGGCAAAGTGCTGCCCGCCGGCAGTTACATCATCGCCACCGAGCCGTTGAGCGAAGCACAAGCCGCCAACCTGTTGCCGCAGAACATGGCTGTGTGTGATCAGCGGGTGACGGTGGATTACTTCCGGTTATCCGCCGACCGCCGCCTGTTGTTTGGCGGTGCCTGCCACTATTCCGGACGCGACCCTCAGGACATCGGCGCCTACATGCGCCCGAAGATGCTCAAGGTGTTTCCACAACTGGCCGACGTGAAGATCGACTACCAGTGGGGCGGCATGATCGGCATCGGCGCCAACCGCCTGCCGCAGATTGGCCGGCTGGCCGACCAGCCTAACGTGTATTACGCCCAGGCCTACGCCGGCCACGGCCTCAACGCCACGCACCTGGCCGGCAAGCTGCTGGCCGAGGCGATCCGCGGCCAGCAGCAGGGCCGTTTCGATTTGTTCGCCCAGGTGCCGCACATCACCTTCCCCGGCGGTAAACATTTGCGTTCGCCGCTGCTGGCGCTGGGGATGCTCTGGCACCGGTTCAAAGAGCTGATCTGA
- a CDS encoding DUF1127 domain-containing protein: MSGISDVRLMLHSQELQAGQERGTAPRDISRWSLFWHRRHTRKALLHLTREQLRDVGLTAEQARQEGLKPFWRD, from the coding sequence ATGAGCGGCATAAGCGATGTGCGTCTGATGCTACACAGTCAGGAGTTGCAGGCAGGGCAGGAGCGGGGGACGGCGCCGCGCGATATCAGCCGATGGAGCCTGTTCTGGCACCGCCGCCACACGCGCAAAGCCTTGCTGCATTTGACCCGCGAGCAACTGCGCGACGTTGGGCTGACCGCCGAACAAGCGCGCCAGGAAGGCCTGAAACCGTTCTGGCGCGATTGA